The Kitasatospora setae KM-6054 genome contains a region encoding:
- a CDS encoding Lrp/AsnC family transcriptional regulator, producing MPNIPRPRAAELDAVDRAIVRVLLADARIPNNALAQQVGVAPSTCLARVRGLRERGVIAGYHAELDLPAVGLPLQAMISVRLRAHTRQQNGSFRAVAPGLPGVLAVFHMAGSDDYLLHVAVADPDALRCFVVEHLTTHPAVAQTRTNLVFERIPGASQVV from the coding sequence ATGCCGAACATTCCACGGCCCCGCGCGGCCGAGCTCGACGCCGTCGACCGGGCGATCGTCCGGGTGCTGCTGGCCGACGCCCGGATCCCCAACAACGCGCTGGCCCAGCAGGTCGGCGTCGCCCCGTCCACCTGCCTGGCGCGGGTGCGGGGGCTGCGCGAGCGCGGGGTGATCGCCGGCTACCACGCGGAGCTGGACCTGCCCGCGGTCGGACTGCCGCTGCAGGCGATGATCTCGGTCCGGCTGCGGGCGCACACCCGGCAGCAGAACGGCAGCTTCCGGGCCGTCGCGCCCGGACTGCCGGGCGTGCTGGCGGTGTTCCACATGGCGGGCAGCGACGACTACCTGCTGCACGTGGCGGTGGCCGACCCGGACGCGCTGCGCTGCTTCGTGGTCGAGCACCTGACCACCCATCCGGCGGTCGCCCAGACCCGGACGAACCTGGTCTTCGAACGGATCCCCGGCGCCAGCCAGGTGGTCTGA
- a CDS encoding FMN reductase has protein sequence MSALRLVVVTAGLSVPSSTRLLADRLAEAAARELREAGREVDVRVVELRGLARDIADNLVTGFPPPALADAVRAVEEADGVIAVTPIFSASYSGLFKSFVDVLDKDALTGTPVLIAATGGTARHSLALEHAVRPLFAYLRAVVLPTAVFAASEDWGADGSHGTDGSLAGRIARAAGELAESLTGRPAAPRARAAEQVVPFAQQLAALRAR, from the coding sequence ATGAGCGCCCTCAGGCTCGTCGTGGTGACGGCCGGGCTGAGCGTCCCGTCCTCCACCCGGCTGCTCGCCGACCGGCTCGCCGAGGCCGCCGCCCGCGAGCTGCGGGAGGCCGGCCGGGAGGTGGACGTCCGGGTCGTCGAACTGCGCGGACTCGCCCGGGACATCGCCGACAACCTGGTCACCGGCTTCCCGCCGCCCGCGCTGGCCGACGCCGTCCGGGCGGTCGAGGAGGCGGACGGGGTCATCGCCGTCACGCCGATCTTCTCCGCGTCCTACAGCGGGCTGTTCAAGTCCTTCGTGGACGTCCTCGACAAGGACGCGCTCACCGGCACCCCCGTGCTGATCGCCGCCACCGGCGGCACCGCCCGGCACAGCCTCGCCCTCGAACACGCCGTCCGCCCGCTCTTCGCCTACCTGCGGGCCGTCGTCCTGCCCACCGCGGTCTTCGCCGCCTCCGAGGACTGGGGCGCCGACGGCTCCCACGGCACCGACGGCTCGCTGGCCGGCCGGATCGCCCGGGCCGCCGGCGAACTCGCCGAGAGCCTGACCGGCCGCCCCGCCGCCCCCCGGGCCCGGGCCGCCGAACAGGTCGTCCCGTTCGCCCAGCAACTCGCGGCGCTCCGCGCCCGCTGA
- a CDS encoding LacI family DNA-binding transcriptional regulator, giving the protein MGMERRPTLHDVAGEAGVSAKTVSRVLNGDGPVAAATRERVLAAVRRLGFRPNLMARSIRTGGPDSTVGLVLPDLGNPFFGALAGGVEEAVRGRGLTVLLGCSGWDGAREAEVVGAFLARRTSALLVVSAGGGEALAAAEAAGVPLVYLDRPGPGADCVVSSNRAGAREGVAHLLAAGHRRVGFVGDLPAAMYTRRERLAGWREALAAAGLPAPDELVAGARTVAEAERAVLALLALPEPPTALFASNTNAATGALLALGRSGRRDVALLSFDDLPLGEVLDPPLSAVAQDPALLGATAARLALARLDGDATPPRTETVPTRLVLRAPRG; this is encoded by the coding sequence GTGGGGATGGAGCGGCGGCCGACCTTGCACGACGTGGCGGGCGAGGCGGGGGTGAGTGCCAAGACGGTGTCGCGGGTGCTGAACGGGGACGGGCCGGTGGCGGCGGCGACCCGGGAGCGGGTGCTGGCGGCGGTGCGGCGGCTGGGGTTCCGGCCGAACCTGATGGCGCGCAGCATCCGTACCGGCGGGCCGGACTCGACGGTCGGGCTGGTGCTGCCGGACCTGGGCAACCCGTTCTTCGGGGCGTTGGCGGGCGGGGTGGAGGAGGCGGTGCGCGGGCGCGGGCTGACGGTGCTGCTGGGCTGCTCGGGCTGGGACGGGGCGCGCGAGGCGGAGGTGGTGGGGGCGTTCCTGGCCCGGCGGACGAGCGCGCTGCTGGTGGTGTCGGCGGGCGGCGGGGAGGCGCTGGCGGCGGCGGAGGCGGCCGGGGTGCCGCTGGTGTACCTGGACCGGCCGGGCCCGGGCGCGGACTGCGTGGTGTCGTCGAACCGGGCGGGGGCCCGGGAGGGGGTGGCGCACCTGCTGGCGGCGGGGCACCGGCGGGTGGGGTTCGTCGGCGACCTGCCGGCCGCGATGTACACCCGGCGGGAGCGGCTGGCGGGCTGGCGGGAGGCGCTGGCGGCGGCCGGCCTGCCCGCCCCGGACGAGCTGGTGGCGGGGGCCCGGACGGTCGCGGAGGCGGAGCGCGCGGTGCTGGCCCTGCTGGCGCTGCCGGAGCCGCCGACGGCGCTGTTCGCGTCGAACACGAACGCGGCGACCGGCGCGCTGCTGGCCCTGGGCCGCTCGGGGCGGCGGGACGTGGCGCTGCTGTCCTTCGACGACCTGCCGCTGGGGGAGGTGCTGGACCCGCCGCTGTCGGCGGTGGCCCAGGACCCGGCGCTGCTCGGCGCGACGGCGGCCCGGCTGGCGCTGGCCCGGCTGGACGGCGACGCGACGCCGCCGCGCACCGAGACCGTTCCGACCCGGCTGGTGCTGCGCGCGCCGCGCGGGTGA
- a CDS encoding GNAT family N-acetyltransferase, with amino-acid sequence MEPQVRDNTEQSRFEISTEAGLAGFAEYQLRDGGRTVAFVHTVIEPAFEGQGLAGKLARAALDTVRERGASVLPYCPFIRGWIAKHPEYTDLVPADKRAKFEL; translated from the coding sequence ATGGAACCCCAGGTCCGCGACAACACCGAGCAGTCCCGCTTCGAGATCAGCACCGAGGCCGGCCTCGCCGGCTTCGCCGAGTACCAACTCCGCGACGGGGGAAGGACGGTGGCCTTCGTGCACACCGTCATCGAGCCCGCCTTCGAGGGCCAGGGCCTGGCCGGCAAGCTGGCCCGCGCCGCCCTGGACACCGTCCGCGAGCGCGGCGCGAGCGTCCTGCCGTACTGCCCGTTCATCCGCGGCTGGATCGCCAAGCACCCGGAGTACACCGACCTGGTGCCGGCCGACAAGCGGGCCAAGTTCGAGCTGTAG
- a CDS encoding helix-turn-helix domain-containing protein, whose product MRASETQASGTAIPEVPFTAPPGGPVGVEVMTLAELRARRAAATAPADDFHRPQRPAFHHLLTLDRGTLRHTVDFTAHTVEPGSWLWVRPGQVQQWGELGDADGTLVLFEPGFPDPATVAAARLDDPFAAAVLHTAGPDREALGHAVRHLHREYASGADLPAEIHHALLRHLLAALLLRLAHPAAPCGSAATEPGETYRRFRHAVEHHYTRTRRVEDYARLLGYSPRTLSRATLAAAGVGAKEFVDRRVVLEAKRLLAHSESSAARIADHLGFADAANFAKFFHQRTGTTPIAFRTAVRGTAAASGGAG is encoded by the coding sequence ATGCGAGCGAGCGAAACCCAGGCGTCCGGGACGGCGATCCCCGAGGTCCCGTTCACCGCGCCACCCGGCGGACCGGTCGGCGTCGAGGTCATGACCCTCGCCGAACTCCGCGCCCGCCGGGCCGCCGCGACCGCCCCCGCCGACGACTTCCACCGGCCCCAGCGGCCCGCCTTCCACCACCTGCTCACCCTCGACCGCGGCACCCTGCGGCACACCGTCGACTTCACCGCGCACACCGTCGAACCCGGCAGCTGGCTCTGGGTCCGCCCCGGACAGGTCCAGCAGTGGGGCGAACTCGGCGACGCCGACGGCACCCTCGTCCTGTTCGAACCCGGCTTCCCCGACCCCGCGACGGTCGCCGCCGCCCGCCTCGACGACCCCTTCGCCGCCGCCGTCCTGCACACCGCCGGACCCGACCGCGAAGCCCTCGGACACGCCGTCCGGCACCTCCACCGCGAGTACGCCTCCGGCGCGGACCTCCCCGCCGAGATCCACCACGCCCTGCTCCGCCACCTGCTCGCCGCGCTCCTGCTCCGCCTCGCCCACCCCGCCGCGCCCTGCGGCAGCGCCGCCACCGAACCCGGCGAGACCTACCGGCGCTTCCGGCACGCCGTCGAACACCACTACACCCGCACCCGCCGCGTCGAGGACTACGCGCGGCTGCTCGGCTACTCCCCGCGCACCCTCTCCCGCGCGACGCTCGCCGCGGCGGGCGTCGGCGCCAAGGAGTTCGTCGACCGCCGCGTCGTCCTGGAGGCCAAGCGCCTCCTCGCCCACAGCGAGAGCTCCGCCGCCCGGATCGCCGACCACCTCGGCTTCGCCGACGCCGCGAACTTCGCCAAGTTCTTCCACCAGCGGACGGGGACCACGCCGATCGCGTTCCGCACGGCGGTGCGGGGCACGGCGGCGGCCTCCGGCGGGGCGGGGTGA
- a CDS encoding fascin domain-containing protein: MPLTAADLVKLGDVPVAIQSAFFHNIFVRLDGTGVTSATDAGGGVVNAQYGLGPLTTFKVRAQADGSFAFESTAFGNVFLRLDGTGVPAGQAGGGKVNAQFGAGPYEKYRVLPQASGTASFESVAFPGTYLRLVTGSGVTAATGPGGTVNAQVNANGGENETFYFVVA; the protein is encoded by the coding sequence ATGCCTCTGACCGCAGCGGACCTCGTGAAGCTCGGCGACGTGCCCGTCGCCATCCAGTCCGCCTTCTTCCACAACATCTTCGTGCGCCTGGACGGCACCGGCGTCACCTCCGCGACCGACGCGGGCGGCGGCGTCGTGAACGCCCAGTACGGCCTGGGCCCGCTGACCACGTTCAAGGTCCGCGCGCAGGCCGACGGCTCGTTCGCCTTCGAGTCGACCGCGTTCGGCAACGTGTTCCTGCGCCTGGACGGCACCGGCGTCCCGGCCGGCCAGGCCGGCGGCGGCAAGGTCAACGCCCAGTTCGGCGCCGGCCCGTACGAGAAGTACCGGGTGCTGCCGCAGGCCAGCGGCACCGCCTCGTTCGAGTCGGTGGCCTTCCCCGGCACCTACCTGCGGCTGGTCACCGGCAGCGGCGTCACCGCCGCGACCGGCCCCGGCGGCACCGTGAACGCGCAGGTCAACGCGAACGGCGGGGAGAACGAGACGTTCTACTTCGTGGTCGCCTGA
- a CDS encoding trans-sulfuration enzyme family protein — protein sequence MSRLDTRAVHAGREDLAGLGAHVPPLDLSTTYPVPDLAAGGDAYQALACGGRPPAEGGLVYQRLWNPTVARFEQALAQLEGCAEAVAFSSGMAALSACLLAAAAEGRRHVVALRPLYGGSDHLLDSGLLGTEVTWAAPGTLAAALRPDTGLVLVETPGNPTLDLVDLAAVAERCGGVPLLVDNTFATPVLQRPARHGATLVLHSATKAIGGHGDVLAGAVACTPEWAARLRRVRAVTGAVLHPLAGYLLHRGLQTLPLRVRAASASAARLADWLAARPEVAAVHYPGRSGSPLLGRQLLGGGSTLAFEAAGGFAHAAAVAERCGLITHAVSLGGADTLIQHPASLTHRPVAAAHKPGPALLRLSVGLEDPDDLIADLEQALALRPESTLPGTDHRPEPTLPTADRRPERTAPGARH from the coding sequence ATGAGCCGACTCGACACCCGAGCCGTGCACGCCGGCCGCGAGGACCTCGCCGGACTCGGTGCGCACGTCCCCCCGCTCGACCTGTCCACCACCTACCCCGTGCCGGACCTCGCCGCCGGCGGCGACGCCTACCAGGCGCTGGCCTGCGGCGGCCGGCCGCCCGCCGAGGGCGGGCTGGTCTACCAGCGGCTGTGGAACCCCACGGTCGCCCGCTTCGAACAGGCGCTGGCCCAACTGGAGGGCTGCGCCGAGGCGGTGGCGTTCTCCTCCGGGATGGCGGCGCTCTCCGCCTGCCTGCTGGCGGCCGCGGCCGAGGGCCGCCGGCACGTGGTCGCGCTGCGCCCGCTGTACGGCGGCTCCGACCACCTGCTGGACTCCGGGCTGCTCGGCACCGAGGTGACCTGGGCGGCGCCCGGCACGCTGGCCGCCGCGCTGCGCCCGGACACCGGCCTGGTCCTGGTCGAGACGCCCGGCAACCCGACCCTGGACCTGGTCGACCTGGCCGCGGTCGCCGAACGCTGCGGCGGCGTCCCGCTGCTGGTCGACAACACCTTCGCCACCCCGGTGCTCCAGCGGCCCGCCCGGCACGGCGCCACGCTGGTCCTGCACTCCGCCACCAAGGCGATCGGCGGGCACGGCGACGTGCTCGCCGGGGCGGTCGCCTGCACGCCGGAGTGGGCGGCCCGGCTGCGCCGGGTGCGGGCCGTCACCGGGGCCGTGCTGCACCCGCTGGCCGGCTACCTGCTGCACCGCGGCCTGCAGACCCTGCCGCTGCGGGTGCGCGCCGCGTCCGCCTCGGCCGCCCGGCTCGCCGACTGGCTGGCCGCCCGGCCCGAGGTCGCCGCCGTGCACTACCCGGGCCGCTCCGGTTCGCCGCTGCTCGGACGCCAACTGCTGGGCGGGGGAAGCACGCTGGCCTTCGAGGCGGCCGGCGGCTTCGCGCACGCGGCGGCGGTCGCCGAGCGCTGCGGGCTGATCACCCACGCGGTGTCGCTGGGCGGCGCCGACACCCTGATCCAGCACCCGGCCTCGCTCACCCACCGCCCGGTGGCCGCCGCGCACAAGCCGGGCCCGGCGCTGCTGCGGCTCTCGGTCGGCCTGGAGGACCCCGACGACCTGATCGCCGACCTGGAGCAGGCCCTGGCCCTCCGACCGGAGTCGACGCTCCCGGGCACCGACCACCGACCGGAGCCGACGCTCCCGACCGCCGACCGCCGACCGGAGCGGACCGCCCCCGGCGCCCGCCACTGA
- a CDS encoding ATP-binding protein, with protein sequence MAVADPPQTVRYQLSLDTVPASVPAARRGARAELAARGLDADHPLTDTVLLVVSELVTNAVRHAAPRSPRATLRLDFSARELTVRVHDRHPHCPRPPEVPHEDGSGGWGLSLVHELAALSGGLVETVADPDGGGKTMLVRLPLDG encoded by the coding sequence ATGGCTGTCGCGGACCCACCCCAGACCGTGCGCTACCAGCTGAGCCTGGACACCGTGCCCGCGTCCGTACCGGCGGCCCGCCGCGGCGCGCGCGCCGAACTGGCCGCCCGCGGGCTGGACGCGGACCACCCGCTGACCGACACCGTGCTGCTGGTGGTCAGCGAACTGGTCACCAACGCGGTCCGCCACGCCGCCCCGCGCTCGCCCCGGGCCACGCTCCGACTCGACTTCTCCGCACGGGAGTTGACCGTCCGGGTGCACGACCGCCATCCGCACTGCCCGCGGCCCCCCGAGGTGCCGCACGAGGACGGCAGCGGCGGCTGGGGCCTGAGCCTGGTGCACGAACTGGCCGCGCTCTCCGGCGGCCTGGTGGAGACCGTCGCGGACCCGGACGGCGGCGGCAAGACGATGCTGGTGCGGCTCCCGCTGGACGGCTGA
- a CDS encoding DUF1028 domain-containing protein has protein sequence MTFSIVARQGAALGVAVASKFLSVGALVPAAEVGAGALATQAWANVAYRPQGMALLRSGVGPAGVLAALLAADEGRAHRQLGVVGADGTAVTHTGEECLSWAGGLAGDGYAVQGNILTGPEVVRDMEAAWLASAGRPFAERLLAALAAGDAAGGDARGRQSAALYVVDPGRGVGGWGDTAYDLRVDDHADPVAELGRLLAVHEVLHGASDPETLLPLEGELAAEVGALLRGLGHDSLDRWAGIENLEGRLAEGRIDPLVLNRLRSAAG, from the coding sequence GTGACCTTCTCCATCGTGGCCCGGCAGGGCGCCGCTCTCGGTGTCGCCGTGGCCAGCAAGTTCCTGTCCGTCGGCGCGCTGGTGCCCGCCGCCGAGGTCGGCGCCGGGGCGCTGGCCACCCAGGCCTGGGCCAACGTCGCGTACCGGCCGCAGGGGATGGCCCTGCTGCGCAGCGGGGTCGGTCCGGCCGGGGTGCTGGCGGCGCTGCTGGCGGCGGACGAGGGCCGGGCGCACCGGCAGCTCGGCGTGGTCGGCGCGGACGGCACCGCGGTGACGCACACCGGCGAGGAGTGCCTGTCCTGGGCGGGCGGCCTGGCCGGGGACGGCTACGCGGTGCAGGGGAACATCCTGACCGGGCCCGAGGTGGTCCGGGACATGGAGGCCGCCTGGCTGGCCTCCGCCGGACGGCCGTTCGCCGAACGGCTGCTGGCCGCGCTCGCGGCGGGCGACGCGGCGGGCGGCGACGCCCGCGGGCGGCAGAGCGCCGCGCTGTACGTGGTCGACCCGGGCCGGGGCGTCGGCGGCTGGGGCGACACCGCGTACGACCTGCGGGTCGACGACCACGCCGACCCGGTGGCCGAGCTGGGCCGGCTGCTGGCCGTGCACGAGGTGCTGCACGGCGCGTCCGACCCGGAGACGCTGCTGCCGCTGGAGGGCGAGCTGGCCGCCGAGGTCGGCGCGCTGCTGCGCGGGCTCGGCCACGACTCGCTGGACCGCTGGGCGGGCATCGAGAACCTGGAGGGCCGCCTCGCCGAGGGCCGGATCGACCCGCTGGTGCTGAACCGCCTGCGGTCGGCCGCCGGCTAG